Proteins co-encoded in one Campylobacter jejuni genomic window:
- a CDS encoding metal-dependent hydrolase, protein MIIKNAKIYADSLQDIEVKEGKITNIGSNLQGEEILDAKGMTLLPSFVDLCVSLKNDKFSLANLELLENECLKGGISSIVLRDCMDFDEESFALFLQNLAQRKMQIFSSVRVKDTNGKLKNLATLLNKGACALELDSSLDANTLKVSSQYAFMKDSPIFVRCYDKDFDDNGVMNDCEMSFELGLIGMSKIAETSQMAKMKELAKFYKNKVIFDLLSLKDSLVLLDEKDLKLVSIHHLIKDDSACEDFNTAAKLMPPLRSKEDVLALREALKEGKISFLTSLHSAKSISLKDLAFDEAAFGIHSVCEFISLCYTFLIKEGFLSWQELCQFTSKNPSEFLGLNSGVIEVGKEANLVLFDENEEIFAPKSSLYSEDKLFGKIKMHIIKGKNILEK, encoded by the coding sequence ATGATAATTAAAAATGCAAAAATTTATGCAGATTCTTTACAAGATATAGAGGTTAAAGAAGGAAAAATTACCAATATTGGTTCTAATTTACAAGGCGAAGAAATTTTAGATGCTAAAGGTATGACTTTACTTCCATCTTTTGTGGATTTGTGTGTGAGTTTAAAAAACGATAAATTTTCTTTAGCTAATTTAGAGCTTTTGGAAAATGAGTGTCTAAAAGGAGGAATTTCTAGTATAGTTTTGCGTGATTGCATGGATTTTGATGAAGAAAGTTTTGCTTTATTTTTACAAAATTTAGCTCAAAGAAAGATGCAAATTTTTTCAAGTGTGCGGGTTAAGGATACAAACGGCAAGCTTAAAAATTTAGCCACTCTTTTAAATAAAGGTGCTTGTGCTCTAGAACTTGACAGCTCTTTAGATGCAAATACTTTAAAAGTAAGTTCACAATATGCTTTTATGAAAGACTCTCCAATTTTTGTGCGTTGTTATGATAAGGATTTTGATGATAATGGAGTGATGAATGATTGTGAAATGAGTTTTGAGCTAGGGCTTATAGGTATGAGTAAAATCGCTGAAACTAGCCAGATGGCTAAAATGAAAGAATTGGCTAAATTTTATAAAAATAAGGTCATTTTTGATCTTTTAAGTTTGAAAGATTCTTTAGTATTATTAGATGAAAAAGATTTAAAACTTGTAAGTATTCATCATCTTATCAAAGATGATAGTGCTTGTGAAGATTTTAATACGGCTGCGAAACTTATGCCACCTTTAAGAAGCAAAGAAGATGTTTTGGCTTTAAGAGAGGCTTTAAAAGAAGGAAAGATTAGCTTTTTAACTTCCCTACATAGTGCAAAATCAATTTCTTTAAAAGATTTAGCTTTTGATGAAGCGGCCTTTGGAATCCATAGCGTATGCGAATTTATAAGTCTTTGCTATACTTTTTTAATCAAAGAAGGATTTTTAAGCTGGCAAGAGCTTTGTCAATTTACAAGTAAAAACCCTAGTGAATTTTTAGGTTTAAATAGTGGAGTTATAGAAGTTGGCAAAGAAGCTAATCTAGTTCTTTTTGATGAGAATGAAGAAATTTTTGCTCCAAAAAGTTCTCTTTATTCTGAGGATAAACTTTTTGGAAAGATTAAGATGCATATAATTAAAGGAAAAAATATTTTAGAAAAATAA
- the gpsA gene encoding NAD(P)H-dependent glycerol-3-phosphate dehydrogenase, producing the protein MMRIAVIGAGKWGSALHLALKENHNCFISSLHQRDLEDFVSIKEALECEYLIFALSSQGMRAWLKENFINKGQKILIASKGIEDQSCQFLDEIFLDFVPKENFCVLSGPSFAAEVMQKLPTALMISGINQELCKKFASFFPDFIKTYIDNDVRGAEICGAYKNVLAIASGIGDGLKLGNNARAALISRGLIEMHRFGKFFGAKEETFLGLSGAGDLFLTATSVLSRNYRVGLKLAQNQKLDSILAELNEVAEGVKTAYAIEKLAKMKGIYTPIVNEVVAIFKGKSVQEATQNLLKQND; encoded by the coding sequence TTGATGCGTATAGCGGTTATTGGTGCGGGAAAATGGGGCAGTGCTTTACATCTAGCCTTAAAAGAAAATCACAATTGTTTTATCAGTTCTTTGCATCAGCGTGATTTAGAAGATTTTGTTAGCATAAAAGAAGCTTTAGAATGTGAATATCTTATTTTTGCTTTAAGTTCTCAAGGGATGCGTGCTTGGCTTAAAGAAAATTTCATCAACAAGGGACAAAAAATTTTAATTGCTTCAAAAGGCATAGAAGATCAAAGTTGTCAATTTTTAGATGAAATTTTTTTAGATTTTGTACCAAAAGAAAATTTTTGTGTTTTAAGCGGTCCTTCTTTTGCTGCTGAAGTAATGCAAAAACTTCCTACTGCTTTGATGATTAGCGGGATAAATCAAGAGCTTTGTAAAAAATTTGCAAGTTTTTTCCCTGATTTTATTAAAACTTATATTGATAATGATGTTCGTGGTGCTGAAATTTGTGGCGCTTATAAGAATGTTTTAGCAATTGCAAGTGGGATTGGTGATGGGTTAAAACTTGGTAATAATGCAAGAGCGGCACTGATTTCAAGAGGACTTATAGAAATGCACCGTTTTGGTAAATTTTTTGGTGCTAAAGAAGAAACTTTTTTAGGATTGAGTGGGGCAGGGGATTTGTTTTTAACTGCAACTAGTGTTTTATCAAGAAATTATAGAGTGGGTTTAAAACTGGCGCAAAATCAAAAATTAGATAGTATTTTAGCCGAACTTAATGAAGTAGCAGAAGGTGTAAAAACTGCTTATGCTATAGAAAAACTAGCAAAAATGAAAGGAATTTATACACCTATTGTAAATGAAGTAGTGGCAATTTTTAAGGGTAAAAGCGTGCAAGAAGCAACGCAGAATTTATTAAAGCAAAATGATTAA
- the gatB gene encoding Asp-tRNA(Asn)/Glu-tRNA(Gln) amidotransferase subunit GatB — MFEVVIGLEVHTQLNTKTKIFCSCATSFGEAPNTNVCPTCLALPGALPVLNEEAVKKAIAFGKAVNAAINKKSVFNRKNYFYPDLPKAYQISQFDIPIVEKGELFINVKGENKRIGITRAHLEEDAGKNIHENNFSKVDLNRAGTPLLEIVSEPELRSSDEAVAYLKKLHSIIRFLDISDANMQEGSFRCDANVSIRPKGDTKLYTRVEIKNLNSFRFIQKAIEYEVKRQSEAWEDGTYEQEVVQETRLFDTTNLVTRSMRGKEEAAEYRYFPDPDLLPVLLKDEFLDIKIPELPDEKKARFIDELGIKESDAEVLISSLEMSRFFESLISQNLNPKLCVNWLNTELMGLLKGELTIENSPVDAQKLGVLIKRIEDGTISAKAAKDVLAFVFENTSVEIDEAIEKLGLKQVSDDSAIEAVIEQILNANANKVAEYKSGKDKLFGFFVGQTMKEGKGAFNPAKVNEILKTKLG; from the coding sequence ATGTTCGAAGTAGTTATAGGTCTTGAAGTTCATACTCAGTTAAATACAAAAACAAAAATCTTTTGCTCATGCGCAACTTCTTTTGGAGAAGCTCCAAATACTAATGTTTGTCCCACTTGTTTGGCCTTACCAGGAGCTTTGCCTGTTTTAAATGAAGAGGCTGTAAAAAAAGCTATAGCTTTTGGAAAAGCTGTCAATGCAGCAATTAATAAAAAAAGTGTTTTTAACCGTAAGAATTATTTTTATCCAGATTTACCTAAAGCCTATCAAATTTCACAATTTGATATCCCTATAGTAGAAAAGGGTGAGCTTTTTATCAATGTAAAGGGTGAAAATAAACGCATAGGTATTACAAGAGCACACTTAGAAGAAGATGCAGGTAAAAATATCCACGAAAATAATTTTTCTAAAGTGGACTTAAATCGTGCAGGAACTCCTTTGCTTGAGATTGTCAGTGAACCTGAGCTTAGAAGTAGTGATGAGGCAGTAGCTTATCTTAAAAAACTTCATTCTATTATACGCTTTTTAGACATTTCAGATGCAAATATGCAAGAAGGAAGTTTTAGATGCGATGCAAATGTTAGCATAAGACCTAAGGGTGATACAAAACTTTATACTAGGGTAGAGATTAAAAATCTTAATTCTTTTCGTTTTATCCAAAAAGCTATAGAATATGAGGTAAAAAGACAAAGTGAGGCTTGGGAAGATGGAACTTACGAACAAGAAGTAGTTCAAGAAACCAGACTTTTTGATACAACAAATTTAGTTACAAGAAGTATGCGTGGTAAAGAAGAAGCGGCTGAATATCGTTATTTTCCAGACCCTGACTTGCTTCCTGTTTTGTTAAAAGATGAGTTTTTGGATATTAAAATTCCTGAACTTCCTGATGAGAAGAAAGCACGCTTTATAGACGAGCTTGGTATAAAAGAAAGTGATGCTGAGGTTTTAATCAGTTCTTTAGAAATGAGTCGTTTTTTTGAAAGTCTTATTTCTCAAAATTTAAATCCTAAGCTTTGTGTAAATTGGTTAAATACTGAACTTATGGGACTTTTAAAAGGAGAATTGACTATAGAAAATTCTCCCGTAGATGCTCAAAAGCTTGGAGTTTTAATTAAACGTATAGAAGATGGCACCATCAGTGCAAAAGCGGCTAAAGATGTCCTAGCTTTTGTATTTGAAAATACTAGTGTGGAAATTGATGAAGCTATAGAAAAGCTAGGACTTAAGCAAGTAAGTGATGATTCAGCCATAGAAGCGGTGATTGAACAAATTTTAAATGCAAATGCCAATAAGGTTGCAGAGTATAAAAGTGGTAAAGACAAGCTTTTTGGATTTTTTGTGGGTCAAACAATGAAAGAAGGCAAAGGAGCTTTTAATCCTGCAAAAGTAAATGAAATTTTAAAAACAAAGCTTGGTTGA
- the luxS gene encoding S-ribosylhomocysteine lyase has product MPLLDSFKVDHTKMPAPAVRLAKVMKTPKGDDISVFDLRFCVPNKDIMSEKGTHTLEHLFAGFMRDHLNSDSVEIIDISPMGCRTGFYMSLIGTPDEKSVAKAWEEAMKDVLSVSDQSKIPELNIYQCGTCAMHSLDEAKQIAQKVLNLGISIMNNKELKLENA; this is encoded by the coding sequence ATGCCATTATTAGATAGTTTTAAAGTTGATCATACCAAAATGCCAGCGCCCGCTGTGCGTTTAGCTAAAGTTATGAAAACACCTAAGGGTGATGATATTAGTGTATTTGATTTGCGTTTTTGCGTACCAAATAAAGACATTATGAGCGAAAAAGGTACACATACCTTAGAACATTTATTTGCAGGATTTATGAGAGATCATCTTAATTCAGATTCGGTTGAAATCATTGATATTTCACCTATGGGCTGTCGTACGGGTTTTTATATGAGTTTAATTGGAACACCAGATGAAAAAAGTGTTGCAAAAGCTTGGGAAGAAGCTATGAAAGATGTTTTAAGCGTAAGCGATCAAAGCAAAATTCCTGAACTTAATATCTATCAATGCGGAACTTGTGCAATGCATTCTTTAGATGAAGCCAAACAAATTGCCCAAAAGGTTTTAAATCTAGGTATTAGCATAATGAATAACAAAGAATTAAAACTCGAGAATGCTTAA
- a CDS encoding isopenicillin N synthase family dioxygenase, which yields MNLPILDLQAYEKDKSTFLKNLREIASKIGFFYLINTSIDKNLNEKLFKLGKEFFNLSRSSKELISMVHSPQFRGYTSEGFEYTAGSKDYREQLDIGTERDALNWNLNSPLWQRLEGPNLWPSEIPELKKTFLTWHKQTKKACLKLLKAFAQALDLPNNAFDKLYGENSYEHCKIIHYPKSSKNITQGVGSHKDGGLITFVFQEKQSGLEAFIDGKWLSIPPLENSVVVNIGEFLELATNGYLKATIHRVNLSPKERFSIAYFLGVQLDKDIPIFKLNPELAKESKGVDTDPKNPLLRNVASNYFKRMIRSHPDVASIYHSDLIEKFNFA from the coding sequence ATGAACTTACCTATACTTGATTTACAAGCTTATGAAAAAGATAAAAGCACTTTTCTTAAAAATTTAAGAGAAATTGCTTCTAAAATAGGTTTTTTTTATCTTATCAATACCAGTATAGATAAAAATTTAAACGAGAAATTATTCAAACTTGGCAAAGAATTTTTTAATCTTTCTAGAAGTTCGAAAGAGCTTATTTCTATGGTACATTCTCCTCAATTTAGAGGTTATACTAGCGAAGGTTTTGAATACACAGCAGGATCTAAGGATTATAGAGAACAACTGGATATAGGCACAGAAAGAGATGCTTTAAACTGGAATTTAAACTCACCCTTATGGCAAAGACTAGAAGGTCCTAATCTTTGGCCTAGTGAAATTCCAGAACTTAAAAAAACTTTCTTAACTTGGCACAAACAAACCAAAAAAGCTTGTTTAAAGCTTTTAAAAGCCTTCGCTCAAGCTCTTGATCTACCCAACAATGCTTTTGATAAACTTTATGGAGAAAATTCTTACGAACATTGTAAAATCATACATTATCCAAAAAGCTCAAAAAATATCACTCAAGGCGTAGGTTCACATAAAGATGGTGGGCTTATCACTTTTGTTTTTCAAGAAAAACAAAGCGGACTTGAAGCTTTTATAGATGGTAAATGGCTTAGTATACCCCCACTTGAAAATAGCGTTGTAGTTAATATAGGAGAATTTTTAGAACTAGCTACCAATGGCTATTTAAAAGCTACTATTCACCGCGTGAATTTAAGCCCAAAAGAACGCTTTAGCATAGCTTATTTTCTTGGAGTGCAGCTTGATAAAGACATACCCATTTTTAAATTAAACCCAGAGCTTGCTAAAGAAAGTAAAGGTGTGGATACTGATCCTAAAAATCCACTTTTAAGAAATGTTGCAAGTAATTATTTTAAAAGAATGATACGCTCTCATCCTGATGTGGCAAGTATTTATCATAGTGACTTGATAGAAAAATTTAATTTTGCGTAA
- a CDS encoding MetQ/NlpA family ABC transporter substrate-binding protein: protein MTLFTKAFCVATLFTGFAWANEELKVGSSITPHADILRFIKPALQKQGYDLKIYEFNDGVIPNVMVENGELDANYFQHEPYLKEFNQRQGTHLVKVASIHIEPMAVYSKKHKKFNPKEGQSISIPNNPTNESRALRIVASKGLIEVKDNELITPLDITKNPKKLKFVELKDAQLTRSLNDVDYSLINSNFAILAGLNPVKDGLYTESKYSEYGNIIAVKEGNENLPKIKALVKALQSDEVKKFIEEKYQGALIPTF, encoded by the coding sequence ATGACTTTATTTACTAAAGCTTTTTGCGTCGCTACTCTTTTTACCGGTTTTGCATGGGCAAATGAAGAACTTAAAGTTGGTTCTTCTATAACACCTCATGCAGATATTTTAAGATTTATAAAACCAGCACTTCAAAAACAAGGTTATGATTTAAAAATTTATGAATTCAATGATGGAGTAATCCCTAATGTAATGGTTGAAAATGGTGAGTTAGATGCTAATTATTTTCAGCATGAACCCTATTTAAAAGAATTCAATCAAAGACAAGGCACCCATCTTGTAAAAGTTGCCAGTATCCATATAGAACCTATGGCGGTGTATTCTAAAAAACATAAAAAATTTAACCCCAAGGAAGGACAAAGCATTTCTATACCCAATAATCCTACAAATGAAAGCCGTGCTTTACGCATTGTAGCAAGCAAAGGACTTATAGAAGTTAAGGATAATGAGCTCATCACTCCTTTAGATATCACTAAAAATCCTAAGAAGCTTAAATTTGTAGAGTTAAAAGACGCTCAACTTACAAGGAGTTTAAATGATGTAGATTATTCTCTTATTAATAGCAATTTTGCTATTTTAGCAGGTTTAAACCCTGTAAAAGATGGGCTTTATACAGAAAGTAAATATAGTGAATATGGCAATATCATCGCCGTTAAAGAAGGTAATGAAAACCTTCCTAAAATCAAAGCCCTAGTAAAGGCTTTGCAAAGTGATGAAGTTAAAAAATTTATAGAAGAAAAATATCAGGGTGCTTTAATCCCTACATTTTAA
- the metE gene encoding 5-methyltetrahydropteroyltriglutamate--homocysteine S-methyltransferase, translated as MKNSIISYPRIGANRELKFAIEKYFKNQSSKEELLKSAKDLRIRHWQEIQKAGIDFIPSNDFSLYDNVLDAAVLFNIVHTKYKNLNLDALDEYFAQSRGYQGENGDVTALAMKKWFNTNYHYLVPECDNADIIALTGDKIFKEYLEAKELGIESKPVLIGIFTLFKLIAFKDEKTQKLAKEKLLNAYIELFDKLNELKVTWLELDEPYLVYDLSKEDIALFEEFYQELLNHKKDLKILLQSYFGDLRDIYPKLLESKFDALGLDFIEGKQSLALVQKYGFAKDKILFAGLINGKNIYANDYAKSLKLVKELQKYTQNIVLNTSCSLLHVPYSTEFESKLDSNYLKLFAFAKEKLQELKDLKEILNSSEENPLFRANQELFKNIPERLDEKVKARLKALKKEDFTRTPSFKERALIQKEFLKLPLLPTTTIGSFPQSADVRSNRLAFKQEKISAQNYTEFNQQKIKECIQIQEEIGLDVLVHGEFERNDMVEYFGENLKGFLFTQNGWVQSYGTRCVKPPVIWGDVSRTKPITLAWSKFAQSLSQKIVKGMLTGPVTILNWSFPREDISLKESTEQIALAIRDEVLDLENAGIKIIQIDEAALREKLPLRKSDWHSEYLNWAIPAFNLVHSGVKAKTQIHTHMCYSEFSDILKEIDAMDADVISFEASRSNLSLLDTLKAIRFKTEVGPGVYDIHSPRVPSVEELSLTIEKILNKLPKEQIWINPDCGLKTRAYEEVIASLKNLVTATQKIREQL; from the coding sequence ATGAAAAATTCAATCATTTCTTACCCAAGAATAGGTGCAAATAGAGAATTAAAATTTGCTATTGAAAAATACTTTAAAAACCAAAGTTCAAAAGAGGAGCTTTTAAAAAGTGCTAAGGATTTAAGGATTAGACACTGGCAAGAAATTCAAAAAGCTGGCATTGATTTTATCCCTAGTAATGATTTTTCACTTTATGATAATGTCTTAGATGCAGCTGTGCTTTTTAATATTGTTCATACAAAGTATAAAAATTTAAATTTAGATGCTTTAGATGAATACTTTGCTCAAAGTCGAGGTTATCAAGGAGAAAATGGAGATGTTACAGCCTTAGCAATGAAAAAATGGTTCAATACAAATTATCATTATTTGGTGCCTGAGTGCGATAATGCTGATATTATAGCTTTAACAGGGGATAAAATTTTTAAAGAATATCTCGAAGCTAAAGAGCTTGGCATAGAAAGCAAGCCTGTTTTAATAGGCATTTTCACACTTTTTAAACTCATTGCCTTTAAAGATGAAAAAACTCAAAAACTCGCTAAAGAAAAGCTTTTAAACGCTTACATAGAGCTTTTTGATAAACTAAATGAACTTAAAGTGACATGGCTTGAACTTGATGAGCCTTATTTGGTTTATGATTTAAGCAAGGAAGATATCGCTTTGTTTGAAGAATTTTACCAAGAACTTTTAAATCACAAAAAAGATCTTAAAATTTTACTTCAAAGCTATTTTGGAGACTTAAGAGATATTTATCCTAAACTTTTAGAAAGCAAATTTGATGCTTTGGGTCTTGATTTTATCGAAGGTAAACAAAGCTTAGCCTTGGTTCAAAAATACGGCTTTGCTAAAGATAAAATCCTTTTTGCAGGTCTTATTAACGGCAAAAATATCTATGCTAATGATTATGCTAAAAGTCTAAAGCTTGTTAAAGAGCTTCAAAAATATACACAAAATATCGTCTTAAACACCTCTTGTTCGCTTTTGCATGTGCCTTATAGCACTGAATTTGAAAGCAAATTAGATTCAAACTATCTTAAACTTTTTGCCTTTGCTAAAGAAAAACTTCAAGAACTTAAAGATTTAAAAGAAATCTTAAATTCTAGCGAAGAAAATCCGCTCTTTAGAGCCAATCAAGAGCTTTTTAAAAATATCCCGGAGCGTTTAGATGAAAAAGTCAAAGCAAGGCTTAAGGCTTTAAAAAAAGAAGATTTTACCAGAACGCCTAGTTTTAAAGAACGCGCCTTAATCCAAAAAGAATTTTTAAAACTCCCTCTTTTACCAACCACAACCATAGGTTCCTTTCCTCAAAGTGCCGATGTAAGATCTAATCGCCTTGCCTTTAAGCAAGAAAAAATTTCAGCTCAAAACTACACTGAATTTAACCAACAAAAAATCAAAGAATGCATACAAATTCAAGAAGAAATAGGACTTGATGTTTTAGTGCATGGAGAATTTGAAAGAAATGATATGGTGGAGTATTTTGGAGAGAATCTAAAGGGCTTTTTATTTACTCAAAATGGTTGGGTGCAAAGCTATGGCACAAGGTGCGTTAAACCTCCTGTGATTTGGGGTGATGTATCACGCACAAAGCCTATCACCTTAGCTTGGTCTAAATTTGCACAAAGTTTAAGTCAAAAAATCGTAAAAGGTATGCTAACTGGACCTGTAACCATACTTAATTGGTCCTTTCCAAGAGAAGACATTAGTCTAAAAGAAAGCACTGAGCAAATTGCCTTAGCTATAAGAGATGAAGTATTAGATCTTGAAAATGCAGGTATAAAAATCATACAAATTGATGAAGCGGCTTTGCGTGAAAAACTGCCTTTAAGAAAAAGTGATTGGCATAGTGAGTATTTAAATTGGGCTATTCCTGCTTTTAATCTTGTGCATAGCGGGGTAAAAGCTAAAACTCAAATTCACACTCATATGTGTTATAGTGAATTTAGTGATATCTTAAAAGAAATTGACGCTATGGATGCTGATGTGATTTCTTTTGAAGCTTCAAGATCAAACTTAAGTCTTTTAGATACCCTAAAAGCTATTCGTTTTAAAACTGAAGTGGGACCAGGAGTTTATGATATACATAGCCCTAGAGTTCCAAGCGTAGAAGAATTAAGTTTAACTATAGAAAAAATTTTAAACAAATTACCTAAGGAGCAAATTTGGATCAATCCAGACTGCGGACTTAAAACAAGAGCCTATGAAGAAGTTATAGCCTCTCTTAAAAATTTAGTTACGGCTACGCAAAAAATACGAGAACAATTATAA
- the metF gene encoding methylenetetrahydrofolate reductase [NAD(P)H], translated as MCSFSFEVFPPRKDENIKNLHAILDDLGQLSPNFISVTFGAGGSINSQNTLEVASLIQEEYQIPSIVHLPCIHSSKEKITQILQKCKEKNLNQILALRGDICENLEKSKDFSYASDLISFIKKQEYFEIYAACYPEKHNESKNFIEDIHHLKTKVNAGTDKLITQLFYDNEDFYTFKQNCALAGIDIPIYAGIMPITNKRQVLKISQLCGAKIPPKFVKILEKYENNALALEDAGIAYACDQIVDLITSGVDGIHLYTMNKSKAAIKIYEAVKHLLKEELHA; from the coding sequence ATGTGTAGTTTTTCTTTTGAAGTTTTTCCACCAAGAAAGGATGAAAATATCAAAAATCTTCATGCTATCTTAGATGATTTAGGGCAATTAAGCCCTAATTTTATCAGCGTAACCTTTGGAGCTGGAGGCTCTATTAACTCACAAAATACTTTAGAAGTTGCAAGCTTAATCCAGGAAGAATATCAAATTCCTAGCATAGTACATTTACCTTGCATCCATTCTAGTAAAGAAAAAATCACTCAGATACTTCAAAAATGCAAAGAAAAAAATCTTAATCAAATTCTTGCTCTAAGAGGCGATATATGTGAAAATTTAGAAAAAAGTAAAGATTTTTCTTATGCTAGTGATTTAATTTCTTTTATAAAAAAACAAGAATACTTTGAAATTTATGCCGCATGCTATCCTGAAAAACATAATGAATCTAAAAATTTCATCGAGGATATACACCATCTTAAAACTAAGGTAAATGCAGGAACAGACAAGCTCATTACTCAACTTTTTTACGATAATGAAGATTTTTATACTTTTAAACAAAATTGTGCTTTAGCAGGTATTGACATACCTATTTACGCAGGTATTATGCCTATTACTAACAAAAGACAGGTTTTAAAAATTTCTCAACTTTGCGGAGCTAAAATCCCTCCTAAATTTGTTAAAATTTTAGAAAAATATGAAAATAATGCTTTGGCTTTAGAAGATGCAGGTATCGCTTATGCTTGCGATCAAATTGTCGATTTAATCACAAGTGGCGTAGATGGAATTCATCTTTATACTATGAATAAATCCAAAGCGGCTATTAAAATTTATGAAGCTGTAAAGCATTTGCTTAAAGAAGAGCTTCATGCTTAG
- a CDS encoding membrane protein, translated as MIYILEFFKGASLALMLFGALFFFFKYNSFFYLCLGIIPGLLLSLIFVLLIENHKLKNENKLR; from the coding sequence TTGATCTATATTTTAGAATTTTTCAAAGGTGCATCTTTAGCTTTAATGCTTTTTGGTGCACTTTTCTTCTTTTTTAAATATAATTCTTTTTTCTATCTTTGCTTGGGTATTATACCAGGTTTGCTTTTATCTTTAATTTTTGTTTTACTTATAGAAAACCATAAGCTAAAAAATGAAAATAAGTTAAGATAA
- the atpB gene encoding F0F1 ATP synthase subunit A, translated as MKDLFLFSSLLDASHTFSYFFHIGLVALIAVIVAMMATRSMQLVPRGMQNLGEAFLEGVLSMGRDTMGSEKGARKYLPLVATLGIIVFFSNIIGIIPGFHSPTASLNLTLSLAIIVFVYYHFEGIRAQGFVKYFAHFMGPIKLLAPLMFPIEIVSHLSRVVSLSFRLFGNIKGDDLFLMVILALVPYIAPLPAYVLLTFMAFLQAFIFMILTYVYLAGATVVEEGH; from the coding sequence ATGAAAGATTTATTTTTATTTAGCTCTTTGCTTGATGCAAGTCATACTTTTTCTTATTTTTTTCACATAGGTTTGGTAGCTTTAATTGCTGTTATAGTGGCTATGATGGCTACTCGTTCTATGCAACTTGTTCCACGCGGTATGCAAAATTTAGGCGAGGCTTTTTTAGAGGGAGTTTTATCTATGGGTAGAGATACCATGGGAAGTGAAAAAGGTGCAAGAAAATATCTTCCTTTGGTTGCAACTTTGGGGATTATAGTGTTTTTTAGTAATATTATAGGCATAATACCTGGTTTTCACTCTCCAACTGCAAGTTTAAATTTGACTTTGTCCTTGGCTATTATAGTTTTTGTATATTATCATTTTGAGGGTATTAGGGCACAAGGTTTTGTAAAGTATTTTGCTCATTTCATGGGACCTATTAAACTTTTAGCTCCTTTGATGTTTCCTATAGAGATAGTCTCTCATCTTTCTCGTGTGGTTTCTTTGTCCTTCCGTTTGTTTGGAAATATTAAAGGTGACGATTTATTTTTGATGGTAATTTTAGCTTTAGTTCCTTATATAGCTCCACTTCCTGCTTATGTGCTTTTAACTTTTATGGCATTTTTACAAGCTTTTATTTTTATGATTTTAACTTATGTATATTTAGCGGGTGCAACTGTTGTTGAGGAAGGTCATTGA